Proteins encoded in a region of the Muntiacus reevesi chromosome 19, mMunRee1.1, whole genome shotgun sequence genome:
- the PLN gene encoding cardiac phospholamban, with translation MDKVQYLTRSAIRRASTIEMPQQARQNLQNLFINFCLILICLLLICIIVMLL, from the coding sequence ATGGATAAAGTCCAGTACCTCACTCGCTCTGCTATAAGAAGAGCTTCAACCATTGAAATGCCTCAACAAGCACGTCAAAATCTCCAGAACCTATTTATCAATTTCTGTCTCATCTTAATATGTCTCTTGCTGATCTGCATCATCGTGATGCTTCTCTGA